The Populus nigra chromosome 4, ddPopNigr1.1, whole genome shotgun sequence genome contains the following window.
GGGTTAGTGCTCTTTGCTGTTTAGAACATTAGTGTTTAATTcgagtttttcttttatgatgttCTGAAAGCTGTTGATCTAACGGACATCATCTCAGGTGATCAGGAACAGTACGAGTTACTCATCAACACATCTATGGTGCACATTGATGATGTGGCCAGAGCACATATTTTCCTCCTTGAATATCCTGAAGCAAAAGGGAGATATATTTGTTCTTCAGACATAATAACAATTGAGGAGATGTCTAAATTTCTTTCTGCCAAGTACCCTGAGTACTCAATACCAACATTAGAGTGAGTAATTTCTATTCCTTTCTGCAACATTCTTCACTTAAtcttcaaaattgaaaattaacaaGTGTTCATGTTTCTTTTCGGGCAGATATTTAAAGGATGTTGAAGGCTTTAAAATCCCTGGTGTATCCTCCAAGAAACTACTGGATTCTGGTTTCAAATTTAGGTATGGACTCGACGAAATGTTTGATGGAGCCATTCAATGCTGCAAAGAAAAGGGTTTTCTCTAGTTCAAATTCAGGACAAATTACTCTGCGTAACTGGGTTGGAATAGAACTAGAACAGTGGTAACTGCCGTCATGGATTGTATTTGCGCGCGTGTTTCTGTAATTGTTGCATCAGAATGTAAAAGTGCagaattattcttattttgcttttgatttttaattctaAGAACACATCCACTTATTATTGTCTCACTCTTAAACTTTTACGTAATTTAATGGCTTGTAAGTTGTATCTAGCAAACATAATTTCTTTCTGGACTTGTTTCCTTTCTATGATACAGAGGAATGAATGTGGAGACTAGATTTCTTGCATAAACGACAGACGGGAATGATAGAATCAGAAAAGCCCAAACATATGTCAAGACTAGTAAGGGGAAAAGAGGAGATAAAGGAGCAGTATTACTTGAATTTTACTGCGaaacaaattgattttcttcttgGGAAGACTgcatttcttgaatttttcattgtttgaaGTGTCTTAATCCTATTCAGTACTGAGTTTGTCTTCAATTCTGAGCTCTTCTATAGAAGGGGCGTGGTGATTCAATTCTGAGCTCTTCTATACCACCAGATCTtgtcattcaaattaattaattggtagGAAATCTCAGTCTCATTATATGGTACAGCCTCATGCTTACCATTTTTGTTGAAAGTTCAATCTCATTTGCTCAAGAGTCTGCACACGCCTGCTGGCTCTGGCTGTCTGGATGGTATTCTGTTCGGATCTTCTAAAATCCGACCTAGCTTCCTTCTGTAGGGCGGGTCATATTGTTTGGGCTCGCACCAGAGTCCTTATGAGGCTTAAGTCTGGATAAAATGGGGCCTGGATCCTTTGTACCTGGGCTCTAAGCATCGTACAGACCACTTCAGAAGATTTTCCTCGACAAAGAATCAAACTGGTTTTCAACTCCATTTTCTCTTCTAGTTCTGGAGAGAGTGAACGAGCAAAAGACGCAGCAAGGAGACTCGTATAAAATTCCGCCATTTCTCATCATTATATCCAAAATCAAAAATACTATTCAGAAAAATGGATCAGGTCCTCCCGATTGCACTCATCTCACTCCTTCTCGGTACTGCAATCGCTCTTATTTTCTTCAAGCACTACTTCCTCAAAAGAAAATCCGAGATTGGATCCATCTCCGAACCCGGACTTCATCCGGATCTTCATAAAAAACCTCCTAAACCTAATCACCAATCCAGAAAACCTCACTCCAAACCTCACTCGCATGCCTCCTCCGATAAggtaaagaaaatgataagtttgaatttgaattaattattttttcttccatgtgaattttattgttttgatcgCGAATTGTGCAGGATCATAATAAGAAACATCATCCATTGGATTTGAACACTTTGAAAGGTCACGGTGATTCTGTTAGCGGCCTGTGTTTCTCGTATGATGGGCGCAGTTTGGCTACCGGTAATTTATTTCAACTATCATTGTTAGttttaattgttaaatatttatgaaattataatttctggtTCACTCTTACTGATTcggttaataattttattattattgttttgtaaacaaaaaataaaaaaacagcttGTGCAGATGGAGTGGTGAGGGTGTTTAAATTGGATGATGCTTCGAGTAAAAGTTTCAAGTACGAAACCGaagcttttctttttcagaTTATGTGAccactcttttattttatttttttagtgctgataattaatttgtagGTTTTTGAGAATTAATGTGCCAGCTGGAGGTCATCCGGTAGCAGTAGCGTTTTCTGATGATGCATCATCTGTGGTAGTAGCGTCGCAAACACTGTCTGGTTCGTCTTTATATATGTGGGGAGAGGAAAAGGTAAAAGCTACTGATGACTCTAAGCAGCAACCAAAGCTTCCGTTGCCTGATATCAAATGGGAACATCACAAAATTCATGAGAAACGGGCTGTTTTGACCCTGGTTGGAACCGCTTCTACTTATGGAAGTGGTGATGGAAGTACAATTGTGGCCTCTTGTTCGGAAGGTAtatgttaatttgttttcctGGCTTAGATATTTAATCCTTTTGAGTTCTAATAGTAACATATAAATAAGCATCAATGAGTTGATGTGAATGTTTGGCACACTATTGAAATGGTATGAATGCTAGGATTATAACGTTTTACTAACCTTGTTAGACTAGGAAAGGTTGCCTAAGATTTGGATGTGGTTGCAAACTAAGTGATTGTAGAATACTTATGGCTTTGAAGTTTGAAGCATGCCTCGGAAGTAGAATTTTTTACGAGGATCAATGgtaggataaaatttaattttcagaaaaaGCACAAAATGTTCAGATAATTGATTTTAGTGGTTTCTGACGTTTTGGATTTTGGTATATTTgtaacaaacttttttttctttcgcctgacaaaattgaaaacaatttcaTCCATCCATTCATTCAACCTTAATTGTACATCACCTGCATCTCACATGGTTTCAGCAATGAATCTCCATGATTTTATCATGGATATAATCCAACACTTTCCAAACAGTTTTCTGTATGATTAGCTGCCTTCAGAACATATTAATTAAGGACCAGACATCACTGGCATCTGTACAGGCTTGTGGATTCTAGTGGCCAATCCACTGCATGGAGAatgatattatgatttttttttccccattacATTATAGCAATTGCATTACACCATTAATCTTAAAAGATTTTCCCAtcaaatttacaattttaaattatcaaaccGAGTACTTGGAGC
Protein-coding sequences here:
- the LOC133692030 gene encoding uncharacterized protein LOC133692030, translating into MDQVLPIALISLLLGTAIALIFFKHYFLKRKSEIGSISEPGLHPDLHKKPPKPNHQSRKPHSKPHSHASSDKDHNKKHHPLDLNTLKGHGDSVSGLCFSYDGRSLATACADGVVRVFKLDDASSKSFKFLRINVPAGGHPVAVAFSDDASSVVVASQTLSGSSLYMWGEEKVKATDDSKQQPKLPLPDIKWEHHKIHEKRAVLTLVGTASTYGSGDGSTIVASCSEGTDIKIWHGKTGKVLGNVDTNQLKNNMATISPNGRFIAAAAFTADVKVWEIVYSKDGSVKEVPKAMQLKGHKSAVTWLCFTPDSEQIITASKDGSIRIWNINVRYHLDEDPKTLKVFPIPLLDSNGATLHYDRLSLSPDGRILAATHGSMLQWLCVETGKVLDTADNAHNGDITWIAWAPKPMPAGDGQTFVLATASVDKKVKLWAAPPLKI